The Catellicoccus marimammalium M35/04/3 region GAAGTTGACAAATTAAAAGTGGAAGGTGATCTTCGCCGTGAAGTGAACTTAAACATTAAACGTTTAATGGAAATTGGTTCATACCGTGGTATGCGTCACCGTCGTGGTTTACCAGTTCGTGGTCAAAATACGAAAAACAATGCTCGTACTCGTAAAGGTGCGAAACGTACTAAATAATTTTAGGTAAAAAAAGAAGGAGGTTTGCATTACATGGCAAAAAAAGTGAATCGTAAACGTCGTGTGAAAAAAAATATTGAATCTGGCGTAGCTCATATTCATTCTACATTTAACAATACTATTGTTATGATCACAGATGTACACGGAAATGCAGTGGCTTGGTCATCAGCAGGTGCTCTAGGCTTTAAAGGAAGTAAAAAATCAACTCCATTTGCTGCGCAAATGGCTGCAGAAGCAGCAACTAAAGCTGCAATGGAACATGGTATGAAATCTGTTGAAGTAACAGTGAAAGGTCCTGGTTCAGGTCGTGAAGCTGCAATTCGTTCATTACAAGCAACAGGTTTAGATGTTACATCAATTCGTGACGTAACTCCAGTTCCTCACAATGGATGCCGTCCTCCAAAACGTCGTCGTGTTTAATATTGAACAAGGAACGTTTTGAAAGGGGTATCGATAAGAATGATTGAATTTGAAAAACCAAGAATCACAAAAATTGATGAAGATAGAGATTATGGCAAGTTTGTTATCGAACCTTTAGAAAGAGGTTATGGTACTACTTTAGGTAATTCTTTACGTCGTATTTTATTATCTTCTTTACCAGGGGCTGCAATTAATAGTTTAAAAATTGATGGCGTATTACATGAATTTTCAACAATTCCAGGAGTACGTGAAGATGTAACTCAAATCATCTTAAACATCAAAGGGTTAGCTGTTAAATTGTTTGCTAAAGAAGAAAAAACCCTTGAGATTGATATTACTGGTCCAGCCATCGTAACTGCTGGGGATATTATTGCTGATAGCGATGTAGAAGTCTTAAATAAAGACATGTACATCTGTGAAGTTGCAGAAGGTGGTAACTTCCACGCTACATTAACAGTAAAACCAGGTCGCGGTTATGTACAAGCGGATGAAAATAAAACAGAAGATATGCCAATTGGGGTCTTACCAGTAGATTCTATTTTTACACCAATTAAACATGTTAACTACCAAGTAGAAAATACTCGTGTAGGTCATCGTAATGATTACGATAAATTAACAATGGAAATTTGGACAGATGGATCTATTATGCCACAAGAAGCATTGAGTTTAGCTGCCAAAATTATGACTGAACATCTTTCTATCTTCGTAAATCTAACAGATGAAGCACAAAACGCTGAAATCATGGTAGAAAAAGAAGAAACTAAGATTGAAAAAGTATTAGAAATGGCAATTGAAGAATTAGAACTATCTGTTCGTTCTTACAACTGCTTAAAACGTGCAGGAATCAATACAGTTCAAGAATTAACAGATAAATCTGAACCAGAAATGATTAAAGTACGTAACTTAGGTCGTAAATCATTGGAAGAAGTAAAACAAAAATTAGCAGATCTTGATTTACATTTACGTCAAGATAGTTAAGTAACATAATAAGGAGGGAATTATAGTGAGTTATCGTAAATTAGGTCGTACAAGCGCTCAACGTAAAGCGTTATTACGTGATTTAACAACAGCAGTGATCATGAACGGTCGTATCGAAACAACAGAAGCTCGCGCGAAAGAAGTTCGTCGTACTGTAGAAAAAATGATTACTTTAGGTAAACGTGGAGACTTACACGCACGTCGTCAAGCAGCTGCTTTCTTACGTTGCGGTGTAGTAGAAACAAAACTTGATGGAGAAAAAGTTGTTGAAACAACATCTCTACAAAAATTATTTAACGAAGTAGCTCCTAAATATGAAGGTCGTAACGGTGGATACACTCGTATCATCAAAACAGAACCTCGTCGTGGAGACGCTTCACAAATGGTTATTTTAGAACTTGTTTAATTTCTATAGAAAAGCATCACTTTATTGATGATTCGATGAGTGTTATGATGATGGAGAAATCCAAGTCTAGCTCTTGCCTTTCCACCTAGAACAATCTAGGTGGAAGTGGCTTTCATCGTATCTATAAAGTGTTTTTTTTTGCCCAAAAAAGCTTAGTCTGTACAGACTAAGCTTTTTATTCGTTATAGGCTAATAATGTGCAACGTTCATGGACTGGATCCCATTCTAAAACGGAAATACTGGCATTTCCTAATAATCCTTCCTTACGAATTTCTGGCATTGGGCAATGCATTAAACGCTTTAATAAGGTAGTTAAAAAGACGGCATGAGAAACGATGAGAATGTTTGCGTCTTCCGGCTCTTTTTTTGTAATTTCGTAAATGAAATCTTTGCCTCGATTTTCTAAGTCATAATAATCTTCTCCACCCGTCAAAGTTTTGTCAAAGTGGTCTGGATAATTACGGTATAGAGATAAAATTTCATCGTCTTGTAGACGTTGGATCGGTTGACCATCATATTTTCCAAAGTGAATTTCTCTTAAACGATCATCAGGAATAATCTGAGAAATTCCCGCTTGGTTTTCCTTTTCAATCCATTTTAATGTTTCTTTTGCTCTTCCTAGTGGGCTGACATAAGCAGTATGAAATTGGATATCTTTTAATTTTTCTCCCGCATTTTTCGCTTGTTGAATTCCAGTTTGTGTCAATGGCGAATCACAAGTTGCTCCCTGGACGATATTTTTTAAATTATATTCCGTTTGCCCGTGACGCACAAAAAATAAATGCATTTTTCTCTCCTT contains the following coding sequences:
- the rpsM gene encoding 30S ribosomal protein S13, with translation MARIAGVDIPRDKRVVVSLTYIYGIGNTTSKAILKAAGVSEDVRVRDLTNEQTDAIRAEVDKLKVEGDLRREVNLNIKRLMEIGSYRGMRHRRGLPVRGQNTKNNARTRKGAKRTK
- the rpsK gene encoding 30S ribosomal protein S11 encodes the protein MAKKVNRKRRVKKNIESGVAHIHSTFNNTIVMITDVHGNAVAWSSAGALGFKGSKKSTPFAAQMAAEAATKAAMEHGMKSVEVTVKGPGSGREAAIRSLQATGLDVTSIRDVTPVPHNGCRPPKRRRV
- a CDS encoding DNA-directed RNA polymerase subunit alpha, which produces MIEFEKPRITKIDEDRDYGKFVIEPLERGYGTTLGNSLRRILLSSLPGAAINSLKIDGVLHEFSTIPGVREDVTQIILNIKGLAVKLFAKEEKTLEIDITGPAIVTAGDIIADSDVEVLNKDMYICEVAEGGNFHATLTVKPGRGYVQADENKTEDMPIGVLPVDSIFTPIKHVNYQVENTRVGHRNDYDKLTMEIWTDGSIMPQEALSLAAKIMTEHLSIFVNLTDEAQNAEIMVEKEETKIEKVLEMAIEELELSVRSYNCLKRAGINTVQELTDKSEPEMIKVRNLGRKSLEEVKQKLADLDLHLRQDS
- the rplQ gene encoding 50S ribosomal protein L17, whose product is MSYRKLGRTSAQRKALLRDLTTAVIMNGRIETTEARAKEVRRTVEKMITLGKRGDLHARRQAAAFLRCGVVETKLDGEKVVETTSLQKLFNEVAPKYEGRNGGYTRIIKTEPRRGDASQMVILELV
- a CDS encoding histidine phosphatase family protein, whose protein sequence is MHLFFVRHGQTEYNLKNIVQGATCDSPLTQTGIQQAKNAGEKLKDIQFHTAYVSPLGRAKETLKWIEKENQAGISQIIPDDRLREIHFGKYDGQPIQRLQDDEILSLYRNYPDHFDKTLTGGEDYYDLENRGKDFIYEITKKEPEDANILIVSHAVFLTTLLKRLMHCPMPEIRKEGLLGNASISVLEWDPVHERCTLLAYNE